From Nycticebus coucang isolate mNycCou1 chromosome 6, mNycCou1.pri, whole genome shotgun sequence, the proteins below share one genomic window:
- the LOC128587396 gene encoding olfactory receptor 4E1, protein MEETLLLNETSLVAYFQLRGLSVNQKMQMAVFSMFLIFYVLTLIGNILIVITIIYDRRLHTPMYFFLSNLSFIDVCHSTVTVPKMLIDTWSEKKLISFGACVTQMFFLHLFACTEIFLLTVMAYDRYVAICKPLQYMTVMNWKVCVLLAMALWTGGTIHSLALTSLTLKLPYCGPDEIDNFFCDVPQVIKLACTDTHIIEILIISNSGLISVVCFVVLVVSYAVILVSLRQQISEGRRKALSTCAAHLTVVTLFLGHCIFIYSRPSTSLPEDKVVSVFFTAVTPLLNPIIYTLRNEDMKSALNKLVGRKNRKEEK, encoded by the coding sequence ATGGAGGAAACTCTCCTACTCAATGAAACTTCTCTAGTGGCATATTTTCAGCTTAGAGGTTTATCCGTAAATCAGAAGATGCAGATGGCTGTGTTTTCCATGTTCCTCATTTTCTATGTCCTGACACTGATTGGGAACATCCTCATTGTCATAACTATTATCTATGACCGCCGGCTCCACACCCCCATGTATTTCTTCCTCAGTAACCTGTCATTTATTGATGTCTGCCACTCCACTGTCACTGTCCCCAAGATGCTGATAGACACCTGGTCAGAGAAAAAGCTCATCTCTTTTGGTGCCTGTGTGACCCAGATGTTTTTCCTGCACCTCTTCGCCTGCACAGAGATCTTCCTCCTCACTGTCATGGCCTATGATCGGTATGTGGCCATTTGTAAACCCCTGCAGTACATGACAGTGATGAACTGGAAGGTGTGTGTGCTGCTGGCGATGGCCCTCTGGACAGGGGGGACCATCCACTCCTTAGCCCTGACTTCCCTCACCCTCAAGCTGCCCTACTGTGGTCCTGATGAGATCGACAACTTCTTCTGTGATGTACCTCAGGTGATCAAACTGGCCTGCACTGACACCCACATCATTGAGATCCTCATTATCTCCAACAGTGGGCTGATCTCTGTGGTCTGTTTTGTGGTCCTTGTGGTGTCCTATGCAGTCATCCTGGTGAGTCTGAGGCAGCAGATCTCTGAGGGCAGGCGAAAGGCCCTGTCCACCTGTGCAGCCCACCTCACCGTTGTCACACTATTCCTGGGACACTGCATCTTCATCTATTCTCGCCCATCCACCAGCCTCCCAGAAGACAAGGTGGTATCCGTGTTCTTCACTGCTGTCACCCCACTACTGAACCCCATTATCTATACCCTTAGAAATGAAGACATGAAGAGTGCCTTGAACAAGTTAGTGGGGAGGAagaataggaaagaagaaaaatga